A region from the Pseudomonas promysalinigenes genome encodes:
- the nuoN gene encoding NADH-quinone oxidoreductase subunit NuoN — translation MEFTTQHFIALAPMLITTITTVVVMLAIACKRNHSQTFLLSTVGLNLALLSILPALKVAPLAVTSLVTIDKFACLYMAIILVATLACVTLAHAYLGEGSKGFPGNREELYLLLLMSALGGLVLVSANHLAGLFIGLELLSVPVYGLVAYAFFNKRSLEAGIKYMVLSAAGSAFLLFGMALLYADAGSLTFDQLGKALAATSMPSLMAQLGLGMMLVGLAFKLSLVPFHLWTPDVYEGAPAPVAAFLATASKVAVFAVVVRLFMLSPAASSGVLSTVLAVIAVASILVGNLLALTQSNLKRLLGYSSIAHFGYLVIALVASKGLAMEAMGVYLVTYVITSLGAFGVITLMSSPYGGRDADALYEYRGLFWRRPYLTAVLTVMMLSLAGIPLTAGFIGKFYIIATGVESQLWWLVGALVIGSAIGVYYYLRVMVTLYLVEPNLRRHDAPLKWEQRTGGVMLLAIAILAFVLGVYPQPLLDMVQHAGLQLLG, via the coding sequence ATGGAATTCACCACTCAACACTTCATCGCATTGGCGCCGATGCTGATCACCACCATCACCACGGTGGTGGTGATGTTGGCGATCGCCTGCAAGCGCAACCACTCGCAGACCTTCCTGCTGTCCACCGTGGGCCTGAACCTGGCCCTGCTGTCGATCCTGCCAGCGCTGAAGGTCGCGCCACTGGCGGTCACCTCGCTGGTCACCATCGACAAGTTCGCCTGCCTGTACATGGCGATCATCCTGGTCGCAACCTTGGCCTGCGTGACCTTGGCCCACGCTTATCTGGGGGAAGGCTCCAAAGGCTTCCCGGGTAACCGTGAAGAACTGTACCTGCTGCTGCTGATGTCCGCCCTCGGTGGCCTGGTGCTGGTGAGCGCCAACCACCTGGCTGGCCTGTTCATCGGCCTTGAGCTGCTGTCGGTACCGGTCTACGGCCTGGTGGCCTATGCGTTCTTCAACAAGCGCTCTTTGGAAGCCGGCATCAAGTACATGGTGCTGTCGGCCGCAGGCTCGGCCTTCCTGCTGTTCGGCATGGCCTTGCTGTACGCCGATGCTGGCAGCCTGACGTTCGACCAACTGGGCAAGGCCCTCGCCGCTACCAGCATGCCTAGCCTGATGGCTCAACTGGGCCTGGGCATGATGTTGGTTGGCCTTGCCTTCAAGCTGTCCCTTGTGCCCTTCCACCTGTGGACTCCGGACGTCTACGAGGGCGCCCCGGCGCCAGTCGCCGCGTTTCTGGCCACAGCCAGCAAGGTTGCCGTGTTCGCCGTTGTGGTGCGCCTGTTCATGCTGTCGCCGGCTGCCAGCAGCGGCGTGCTGAGCACCGTGCTTGCGGTAATTGCAGTTGCTTCGATCCTGGTCGGCAACCTGCTGGCGTTGACCCAGAGCAACCTCAAGCGTCTGCTCGGTTACTCGTCCATCGCTCACTTCGGCTACCTGGTCATCGCGCTGGTCGCAAGCAAAGGCCTGGCCATGGAGGCCATGGGCGTTTACCTGGTCACCTACGTGATCACCAGCCTGGGCGCCTTTGGCGTGATCACCCTGATGTCGTCGCCCTACGGTGGCCGTGACGCCGACGCGCTGTACGAATACCGCGGCCTGTTCTGGCGCCGTCCGTACCTGACTGCGGTACTGACCGTGATGATGCTGTCGCTGGCAGGCATTCCGCTGACGGCAGGCTTCATTGGCAAGTTCTACATCATCGCCACTGGCGTCGAGTCGCAGTTGTGGTGGCTGGTCGGTGCGCTGGTGATCGGTAGCGCCATAGGCGTCTACTACTACCTGCGTGTGATGGTCACCCTGTACCTGGTTGAACCGAACCTGCGTCGCCACGATGCCCCACTGAAGTGGGAACAGCGCACTGGCGGTGTAATGCTGCTCGCGATTGCCATTCTCGCCTTCGTTCTGGGTGTGTACCCGCAGCCACTGTTGGACATGGTTCAGCACGCTGGCCTGCAACTGCTCGGCTGA
- a CDS encoding ogr/Delta-like zinc finger family protein, producing MSTYKLVCPHCNSRMRIRTSEGRHIFLRIAYLQCINEACGWSVRAEFEMTHELSPSGMPNPEVHLPSASRELRRSALAPRAQESHSARD from the coding sequence GTGAGTACTTATAAGCTGGTCTGCCCACATTGCAACAGCCGTATGCGCATTCGTACCAGTGAAGGTCGGCATATCTTTCTGCGCATTGCCTACTTGCAATGTATCAACGAGGCGTGTGGCTGGTCGGTGCGTGCGGAGTTCGAAATGACCCACGAACTTTCACCCAGTGGCATGCCCAACCCCGAAGTGCATCTGCCATCAGCGAGCAGGGAACTGCGCAGGTCTGCGCTTGCGCCGCGCGCTCAAGAGTCGCACTCGGCCAGGGATTGA
- a CDS encoding helix-turn-helix domain-containing protein yields the protein MNSHLFAAVLSRLKLITGSSTDVQLARSLEVSPQTLSSWKVRESIPYSLCVDLARKQGCSLDWLLLGERDGKGPEQTQESWESDVLTRLRELSHADRQAVLLHIEDKQRLRQLEQQVQQLAKYLPGAGLG from the coding sequence ATGAATAGCCACTTGTTTGCAGCGGTGCTGTCACGCCTCAAGCTTATTACGGGTTCAAGCACCGACGTTCAACTGGCCAGAAGCCTGGAGGTCAGCCCGCAAACGTTGAGCAGCTGGAAGGTCCGCGAAAGCATTCCATACTCACTATGCGTAGATTTAGCCCGAAAACAGGGTTGTTCGCTGGATTGGCTATTGCTCGGCGAGCGCGACGGTAAGGGGCCTGAGCAAACCCAGGAAAGCTGGGAAAGCGACGTGCTCACGCGCCTGCGTGAGCTTTCCCACGCAGACCGCCAGGCAGTGCTTCTGCACATCGAGGACAAGCAACGCTTACGTCAACTGGAACAGCAGGTGCAGCAACTGGCCAAGTACTTGCCCGGTGCAGGCTTGGGTTAA
- a CDS encoding head completion/stabilization protein: protein MRAEQLEAPSTTESSFSPPRYPDCHDPFWPRIELCVLRERLQLDGKVSEARLAVAVRCAAIDAANEFANWRSALRGHGFRRLEDVCGHASGRALSICYRSFVEAAVRRNLLGGPQGRGGVSHG, encoded by the coding sequence ATGCGTGCAGAACAACTTGAAGCTCCGTCAACCACCGAGTCCTCATTCAGCCCTCCAAGGTACCCTGATTGTCACGATCCATTTTGGCCCCGCATCGAACTCTGCGTTTTGCGTGAACGCCTGCAACTGGACGGGAAGGTCAGTGAAGCCCGCCTTGCAGTTGCCGTGCGTTGCGCGGCAATCGATGCGGCTAACGAATTCGCCAATTGGCGCAGCGCATTGCGTGGTCATGGGTTCCGGCGTTTGGAGGATGTATGCGGGCATGCCAGTGGAAGGGCACTGTCGATCTGCTATCGATCCTTTGTCGAGGCTGCGGTTAGACGCAATCTACTGGGTGGGCCGCAAGGCCGCGGGGGGGTTAGCCATGGATGA
- a CDS encoding response regulator transcription factor, whose protein sequence is MQTNLRPTPEGHTGAPIYLTPREQQVLLWCAYGKSSWEIGQILQCKESTVNFHVSNLLRKFEVPTRVAAVIKAIRYGMLQEQ, encoded by the coding sequence ATGCAAACCAACCTGCGACCGACACCTGAAGGCCACACCGGTGCGCCGATCTACCTGACCCCGCGTGAACAGCAAGTGTTGCTGTGGTGCGCCTATGGCAAGAGTTCATGGGAGATTGGCCAGATCCTGCAGTGCAAAGAGTCGACAGTGAATTTTCACGTATCCAACCTATTGCGCAAGTTCGAGGTTCCCACGCGCGTAGCGGCGGTCATCAAAGCCATTCGCTACGGCATGCTGCAAGAGCAGTGA
- a CDS encoding TonB-dependent receptor family protein, whose protein sequence is MRPVLPYSSYLGVLAIFTVSQQATAAPAIELGQMLVNAQEQSTLDDARERLEQVPGASNLIDMGKVGQGRVVSNQDVLAYQPGVFAQSAGNDGIKLSIRGSGINRAPGAHGSGVYTMFDGLPLTGPGGTPYELFEPLWLSRAEVLRGANGFDQGALALGGAINYVTHTGFDAAPLQVRYELGSRGYQHRQISSGQVLGNLDYYVALTDSQYDGYQAHSSGSSKGVAANVGYRFNPNLETRFYLRYRETQNELAGRLTKAQIKHDPRAANPGYLSRNDSRPQPGSTWVGNKTTFYFEDDSRVETGLVYHDYPMDLREGAMRLKVAYSDVSGTLNYFRRDTLLGLQSKTNIGWRTTKHLPNSGASQFSRVNDVVGARTRDFSYQGSDTVLHVSNDLELVPDLWLTTGLAMIYTRRESDVTYPASGGRVSQHDWDYAPRIGLRYDIRPDLQLYGNLSRSVEPPHPWSLVWSAPVTNQPMKMHNQTATTLELGARGDSALGQWDLAWYYSQVRHELLNVEVVQGLPFKEFNASPTVHQGIEAGLNSVLWQQPASGKLNLRQAYTFSDFHYRDDETFGDNRLPGIPMHYYQAELRYDWPSGLYAGVNTQLASKVQVDYANSYHADAYALLGARLGWDSPKQDWQTWLDLRNLTNKRYAATVTPGYNDAGQDVARSTPGEGLAVYAGVSYSFR, encoded by the coding sequence ATGCGTCCCGTTTTACCCTACTCGTCTTACCTTGGTGTGCTGGCAATTTTCACCGTCAGCCAGCAAGCCACGGCTGCGCCTGCGATCGAACTGGGTCAGATGCTGGTCAACGCCCAAGAGCAAAGCACACTGGACGACGCACGCGAACGCTTAGAGCAAGTACCTGGCGCCAGCAATCTGATAGACATGGGCAAGGTGGGACAAGGCCGGGTTGTCAGCAATCAGGATGTGCTGGCCTATCAGCCTGGCGTATTCGCCCAATCGGCCGGTAACGACGGTATCAAGCTATCGATCCGTGGCTCGGGCATCAACCGCGCGCCGGGCGCACATGGCTCGGGTGTATACACCATGTTCGACGGCCTGCCGCTCACCGGCCCGGGCGGCACGCCCTATGAACTCTTCGAACCCCTGTGGCTAAGCCGAGCCGAGGTACTGCGCGGGGCCAACGGCTTCGATCAGGGGGCTTTGGCGCTGGGCGGCGCCATCAATTATGTGACCCATACAGGCTTTGATGCAGCGCCGCTGCAAGTGCGCTACGAGCTAGGCAGCCGCGGCTATCAGCACCGCCAGATCAGTTCCGGGCAAGTATTGGGCAACCTTGACTACTACGTGGCCCTGACCGATTCGCAGTACGACGGCTACCAAGCGCACAGCAGCGGCAGCTCGAAAGGTGTTGCCGCCAACGTCGGCTACCGCTTCAACCCGAACCTGGAAACGCGCTTTTACCTACGCTACCGCGAAACCCAGAACGAACTGGCTGGGCGCCTGACCAAGGCGCAGATCAAGCACGACCCTCGCGCGGCCAACCCCGGTTACCTGTCGCGCAATGACAGCCGGCCGCAACCGGGCAGTACCTGGGTCGGCAACAAGACCACGTTCTACTTTGAGGATGATTCGCGCGTGGAAACCGGGCTGGTCTATCACGATTACCCGATGGACCTGCGCGAAGGCGCCATGCGCTTGAAGGTGGCCTACAGCGATGTCAGTGGCACGCTGAACTATTTTCGGCGCGACACCCTATTGGGCTTACAGAGCAAGACCAACATCGGCTGGCGTACTACCAAGCATCTGCCCAATAGCGGCGCTTCTCAGTTCTCGCGGGTCAATGATGTGGTCGGCGCTCGCACTAGAGACTTCAGCTACCAAGGTTCGGACACCGTACTGCATGTCAGTAATGACCTGGAACTGGTGCCCGACCTTTGGCTGACCACCGGGCTGGCCATGATCTACACCCGCCGGGAAAGCGATGTCACCTACCCCGCCAGTGGCGGCAGGGTCAGCCAGCATGATTGGGACTACGCGCCACGCATCGGCCTGCGCTACGACATTCGCCCGGACTTGCAACTGTACGGCAACCTTAGCCGATCGGTAGAGCCACCGCACCCTTGGTCGCTTGTCTGGAGTGCGCCGGTCACCAACCAGCCGATGAAGATGCACAATCAGACAGCCACCACTCTGGAGCTCGGCGCCCGCGGTGATTCGGCGCTAGGACAGTGGGACTTGGCCTGGTACTACTCGCAAGTACGCCATGAGCTGCTGAACGTGGAGGTGGTGCAGGGTCTGCCGTTCAAGGAGTTCAACGCCAGCCCCACCGTGCACCAGGGTATCGAGGCCGGCCTGAACAGCGTTCTCTGGCAGCAACCGGCAAGCGGCAAGCTAAACCTGCGCCAGGCCTATACCTTCAGTGACTTCCATTACCGCGACGATGAAACCTTCGGCGACAACCGCTTGCCCGGCATTCCCATGCATTACTACCAGGCCGAACTGCGCTACGACTGGCCAAGCGGCTTGTATGCCGGGGTCAATACGCAGCTGGCCTCAAAGGTGCAGGTCGATTACGCCAATAGCTACCACGCCGATGCCTACGCCCTGCTTGGTGCGCGCCTGGGCTGGGACTCCCCCAAACAGGACTGGCAAACCTGGCTGGACCTGCGCAACCTGACCAACAAGCGTTACGCCGCTACGGTAACACCAGGCTACAACGATGCAGGCCAGGACGTTGCCCGCTCTACACCGGGTGAGGGCTTGGCGGTGTATGCGGGCGTTTCCTATAGTTTTCGGTAG